The nucleotide sequence ATTCAATTGTTCTTCTCACTTCCACAATCACAATCCCTTTAAACTCCCAGCGATTTCCGCCGTTAATTTTTTAAGTTGTACAGCAACATAAGAACAAATACATTTATGGAGGACTTTTATTTATGAGAAGAACGAAGGTGTTCATTCTTGGGTTATCATTAATCCTTCTTCTTGGCCTTACTGCAGGCGGGGTATTCAGGAGTGATGCTGATAAAAATGATTCTGAAGCCACAACCCATGGCTCGGGTCAACGAATTATGATGGCGCGGTCTATGGCTAAGGCGAATAATGTGGAGATGGGAGAGAAAATCAAAAAGCAACTGGATACACAAGATGAAGTCACACTAATTTTTCATAACAAAAAGGATACAAGCCACTATTATGACCATGAAGCCACAGTTGATTTTGTAAATGAACCAAGCGTAGAGGAATTAGATGAAATTACGCGTGACATCAAAGGCTGGGTCATCAAGCATCTAAACTCCATTTATATTTTCAGGTCAACAGTAATGGAAACTCCGGAAATGATTGAGTACTTTAACCAGAGAAAAAACATCGAATATGCTGAGCCCAATTTTATCTTAATGCAGAATGAAGTGAACGGACCTAACGACCTGCTTTACCAGGAGAATTATCAATGGAATTTGCCAGTGATTGGTACAGAGCAAGGATGGAGGGTAAGTCGCGGAAATGAAGAAATTGAAATAGCGATCGTTGATACTGGTGTAGACTTGGATCATCCGGATTTAAGGAACCGGCTTGTATCAGGCTATAATGTGATCGATGAAAAGGCAGAGCCTGATGATGATAATGGCCATGGTACTCATGTTGCAGGCATCATTGCTTCGGAAACGAATAATAACGAGGGTGTCGCCGGCATGACATGGTTCAGTAAAATCATGCCGATAAAAGCGATGGGAGCAAAAGGCTATGGTACTACTTTCGATATCGCAAAAGGGATCGTCTGGGCGGTCGACCACGGAGCGGATGTCATTAATATGAGTCTTGGCAATTACCAGCCTTCAAAGGTTCTTGAGGAAGCCGTACGATATGCTTATGAACGAGACGTCGTCATGGTTTCTGCAGCTGGCAATGACGGCTCCGATCAGCCTACTTACCCATCAGCATATCCTGAAGTATTGAGTGTATCTGCAGTAGACTATAACGGTAACAGAGCCAGCTTCTCAAACTACGGTGATTATATTGATATTTCTGCACCAGGTGTTTATATACCGAGCACTTATTTCAATGAACAATACGCTGCCCTTTCTGGGACCTCGATGGCCGCTCCACACGTCGCCGGTCTTGCTGCATTAATCAAGTCGGCTAATCCAGAGTTAAAAAGTTCGCAAGTTATCAAGATCATTAAGAATTCCGCGATTGACCTTGGTGAGCAAGGAAAAGATATCGACTTTGGAAATGGCTTAATTGATGTAAATTCAGCACTGCAGGAAGCGAGTAAAGAACGGCCACACATCAGTAAACAACAAAAGTCGTTGCTTGACTGGTTCAGGTAAATGGGTATTTTCTAAAGCAACAAGCCGCCAAAATAATGGCGGCTTGTTGCTTTCATACCAGATGATATAGTTGTTCATCAACTTTTTCGAGAAGCGGACTAAGTTTTCCTTTGGAAAGGACATATAACTCATGCATTGCCCTTGTACACGCAGTATATAATAATTTCCTTTCTTCTGTCCTTGTGTAGGACGATGAATCGTAAATGATCACCGCGTCGAATTCAATGCCTTTTGCGAGATATGTCGGTACAACATTAACCCCATTCTCAAATGTCATGGTCCCTTTTTCAATCAACCTCGCATCATGCGCTTGTTTGACTCCCTCGAAAGCCGCTTTACTCTCTTTGGCAGTTTTGCAAATAACCGCGATGTTTTTATGTCCTGATCTCTCCAACTCGGAAATTAGTTCATTAGCCTTCAGAATATGGTCGCTGCTTTCGTGGCTGCGGACAATAACCGGCTTTGGTCCCGTACGGTTGAAAGGCTCGATCATATCTCCTTCCTCGATGAGTTGGCGGGTAAATTCAACGATTTGCTTCGTTGACCTGTATGTCTTGGTAAGCCTGTATAGTTCCTTTTCTCCAAATTCAAGAGCTGATTCCGCAAGAATTGTTGGGGCTCCTGTTGGTCCCGAATAAATCGCCTGATTTATATCACCAAGCAAAGTCATCTTGCTGTATGGAAACAGCATTTTAATATATGAAAACTGGAAAGGAGTATAGTCCTGAGCTTCATCAATGAAAACATGGCGAATCGACGTATTCGATTTCCTGCCTTCAATTAAATCCTGTAAATAAAGAAAAGGAGTTGCATCCTCATATGCAATATACCTCTTTTCCAAATTACTGATTGCCTGTTCACATGTGGCTGCCCAATTTTCAGGCATTGATTCAGTCCTAAGATGACCATCCTTATAGAAATTCATGTATATGGCTCTGATATTAATGAATTTTAATCTTTTTACTGCATTGAACAATGGCTTGAAACGTCTTTTGACTACCATTTGCGATAGCCACTGTTGCTCACGGTCAAAATCATGGAATGTATCATCGTCT is from Mesobacillus boroniphilus and encodes:
- a CDS encoding S8 family peptidase, with the protein product MRRTKVFILGLSLILLLGLTAGGVFRSDADKNDSEATTHGSGQRIMMARSMAKANNVEMGEKIKKQLDTQDEVTLIFHNKKDTSHYYDHEATVDFVNEPSVEELDEITRDIKGWVIKHLNSIYIFRSTVMETPEMIEYFNQRKNIEYAEPNFILMQNEVNGPNDLLYQENYQWNLPVIGTEQGWRVSRGNEEIEIAIVDTGVDLDHPDLRNRLVSGYNVIDEKAEPDDDNGHGTHVAGIIASETNNNEGVAGMTWFSKIMPIKAMGAKGYGTTFDIAKGIVWAVDHGADVINMSLGNYQPSKVLEEAVRYAYERDVVMVSAAGNDGSDQPTYPSAYPEVLSVSAVDYNGNRASFSNYGDYIDISAPGVYIPSTYFNEQYAALSGTSMAAPHVAGLAALIKSANPELKSSQVIKIIKNSAIDLGEQGKDIDFGNGLIDVNSALQEASKERPHISKQQKSLLDWFR